One Halovivax ruber XH-70 genomic region harbors:
- a CDS encoding ABC transporter ATP-binding protein, whose product MATSEPAVTLDDVRKTYQLAEPVHALDGVSLSLPRGSYTAIMGPSGSGKSTLMNVIGCLDTPTEGRVVIDGADVSTLSERERTRLRGTEIGFVFQTFNLMPRLTALENVAMPQLFQNVGRADRNERARNLLDRVGLADRADHRPNELSGGQRQRVALARALVNDPAIVLADEPSGNLDTETEAGILDLFAEFHDAGTTLLVVSHERHVAERAERIVHLLDGKIERIEALDDAYDGPEPPSAGPDGTPSSTAGRDEQGATATDRGTDQEGSDRGPDR is encoded by the coding sequence ATGGCGACGAGCGAGCCGGCCGTCACCCTCGACGACGTCCGCAAGACCTACCAGCTAGCCGAGCCGGTCCACGCGCTCGACGGGGTCTCACTCTCGCTTCCCCGCGGCTCGTACACGGCGATCATGGGCCCGAGCGGGTCGGGCAAGTCGACACTGATGAACGTGATCGGCTGTCTCGACACGCCGACCGAGGGCCGCGTCGTCATCGACGGGGCGGACGTCTCGACGCTCAGCGAGCGGGAACGAACGCGACTCCGTGGCACCGAGATCGGGTTCGTCTTCCAGACGTTCAACCTGATGCCCCGGTTGACCGCCCTGGAGAACGTCGCCATGCCGCAACTCTTCCAGAACGTCGGCCGTGCCGACAGGAACGAGCGGGCGCGAAACCTCCTCGACCGGGTCGGTCTCGCCGACCGGGCCGATCACCGGCCGAACGAACTCTCGGGCGGGCAGCGTCAGCGCGTCGCGCTGGCTCGCGCGCTCGTGAACGACCCGGCGATCGTGCTGGCCGACGAACCCTCGGGGAACCTGGACACGGAGACCGAAGCCGGGATCCTCGACCTCTTCGCCGAGTTTCACGACGCCGGCACGACGCTGCTGGTCGTCTCCCACGAGCGCCACGTCGCCGAGCGCGCCGAGCGGATCGTGCACCTGCTCGACGGGAAGATCGAGCGAATCGAAGCGCTGGACGACGCCTACGACGGACCGGAGCCACCGTCCGCCGGACCTGACGGCACCCCATCGTCGACTGCTGGACGCGACGAGCAAGGCGCTACGGCGACGGACCGTGGGACGGATCAGGAGGGGTCAGATCGGGGGCCAGACCGGTGA
- a CDS encoding DUF402 domain-containing protein, whose protein sequence is MTATEGADGPDEHDPASVRIRGTYTTALTQRLQTAGHEVVQASDPIEERFDGTFATAPASVRIETTRDRLGVECSGPAAAVAGVADAVESAGVDTLRWDDDAPRGAVFDATVSDADGGSGAVVDLGNGERGYLPYDAADGYVDAGDRYRVQVKEPTPPWADDLPRVEPTITVGGGLCTLTRDRGGVRAAAPGETGEELVGLTDLLSVDPPDGWGVRWERTAADADMDAMTTALERATERAERVDDALAAAGSMDGNGAEGDGTNGAIIAPNATEWCWFGRESRFALDETRRAVETTMPGHHRTKAADRGASAAVDFAEAVCGEAMAGAGDGFGDAFGGDADVDFPFAAVTRQFGPQTGDRLALGHGKPDGRLITLGPGEVTAWDADGSLTLERSIRGGGQYDGLGAPKESGDIAVTKLREGRWWYPTTYKRADGTVIGTYVNICTPVECFPDTARYVDLHVDVVRHGDGTVEIVDEDELATAVDDGFVSEALADKATSVANAVARALGE, encoded by the coding sequence ATGACGGCTACGGAAGGCGCCGATGGGCCCGACGAGCACGACCCGGCGTCCGTTCGGATCCGCGGGACATACACGACCGCCCTCACCCAGCGGCTTCAGACGGCGGGCCACGAGGTCGTCCAGGCCTCCGATCCCATCGAGGAACGGTTCGACGGGACGTTCGCCACCGCGCCGGCGAGCGTGCGGATCGAGACGACGCGCGACCGACTCGGCGTCGAGTGTTCGGGACCGGCAGCGGCCGTCGCGGGCGTGGCCGACGCGGTCGAATCGGCGGGAGTCGACACGCTTCGGTGGGACGACGACGCACCGCGTGGGGCCGTCTTCGACGCGACGGTCAGCGATGCCGACGGGGGCAGCGGCGCGGTCGTCGACCTCGGAAACGGCGAGCGCGGCTACCTGCCCTACGACGCCGCCGACGGCTACGTCGACGCAGGCGACCGCTATCGCGTGCAGGTGAAAGAGCCGACGCCGCCCTGGGCCGACGACCTGCCGCGCGTCGAACCAACGATCACCGTCGGCGGCGGACTCTGCACCCTCACCCGCGATCGGGGCGGCGTCCGCGCGGCCGCCCCGGGTGAGACGGGCGAGGAACTCGTCGGCCTGACGGATCTGCTGTCCGTGGACCCCCCTGACGGCTGGGGCGTGCGCTGGGAACGCACCGCCGCGGACGCCGATATGGATGCGATGACCACCGCACTCGAACGAGCCACGGAACGTGCCGAACGGGTCGACGACGCGCTCGCCGCGGCGGGTTCGATGGACGGGAACGGCGCCGAAGGCGACGGGACGAACGGGGCGATCATCGCGCCGAACGCGACCGAGTGGTGCTGGTTCGGCCGCGAGTCGCGGTTCGCCCTCGACGAGACGCGCCGGGCGGTTGAAACCACCATGCCGGGCCACCACCGGACGAAGGCCGCGGACCGGGGCGCCAGCGCCGCGGTCGACTTCGCCGAGGCGGTCTGTGGGGAGGCGATGGCCGGAGCGGGCGACGGGTTCGGGGACGCGTTCGGCGGGGACGCCGACGTCGACTTCCCGTTCGCCGCCGTCACGCGCCAGTTCGGCCCGCAAACGGGCGATCGCCTCGCGCTCGGCCACGGCAAGCCCGACGGCCGGCTCATCACGCTCGGTCCCGGCGAGGTGACCGCGTGGGACGCGGACGGTTCGCTCACGCTAGAACGGTCGATCCGGGGCGGTGGACAGTACGACGGCCTCGGCGCACCGAAAGAGTCGGGTGATATCGCCGTGACGAAACTCCGCGAGGGCCGGTGGTGGTACCCGACGACGTACAAACGCGCCGACGGCACCGTGATCGGCACCTACGTCAACATCTGTACACCCGTCGAGTGCTTCCCCGACACGGCTCGCTACGTCGACCTGCACGTCGACGTCGTTCGTCACGGCGACGGCACGGTCGAGATCGTCGACGAGGACGAACTCGCGACGGCGGTCGACGACGGGTTCGTCTCCGAAGCGCTGGCCGACAAGGCGACGAGCGTCGCGAACGCGGTCGCCCGGGCGCTGGGGGAGTAG
- a CDS encoding RNA-guided endonuclease InsQ/TnpB family protein — translation MYYSYKYRLKPSNAHREELDRHRDICRQLYNHTRYRLNEYQDEHGELPSMTTLRSELPDLKKWWNDLSDVYSKVLQTVVERLFDNLKGLSKLKENGYGVGQLKWKPPREFRSFTYSQSGFKLDKKGGQTVLSLSKLADIPIQLHREIPDDAAFKQVTLKKEPTGEWFATFGVQMDRESPEPPENPEKCVGIDVGILTYAHDTDGTAVGSLDLSDERERLEREQRKLSRKEHGSNNYEKQRRRIAECHADLRRKRRDFLHKLSKYYAREYDLVAVEDLNVKGMMESPSNSRNTASAAWRTFLSLLEYKCEREGTHFVAVNPRGTTKECASCGVETKKPLWVREHSCPACGFEADRDANAAWNILSRGLEDVGVGYSESTPVETALPVDTPVSAKRVVEAGSPIWSRARSARSHGQRDRRSRATLKERTASAVSE, via the coding sequence ATGTACTACTCCTACAAGTATCGACTCAAGCCGTCCAACGCCCACCGTGAGGAGTTGGACCGCCACCGCGATATTTGTAGGCAACTGTACAACCACACACGCTACCGCCTCAACGAGTACCAAGACGAACACGGTGAACTGCCGTCAATGACCACGCTACGGTCTGAGTTACCCGACCTCAAGAAGTGGTGGAACGACCTCTCTGACGTGTACTCGAAAGTCCTTCAGACCGTCGTAGAACGGTTGTTCGACAATCTCAAAGGCCTCTCCAAACTCAAGGAGAACGGCTACGGCGTCGGTCAACTCAAGTGGAAGCCGCCACGGGAGTTCCGCAGTTTCACGTACAGCCAGTCCGGCTTCAAGCTCGACAAGAAGGGCGGTCAGACTGTCCTGTCACTCTCGAAACTTGCGGACATACCGATCCAGCTCCACCGAGAGATTCCAGACGATGCCGCATTCAAGCAGGTCACGCTCAAAAAGGAACCGACGGGCGAGTGGTTCGCCACGTTCGGCGTCCAAATGGACCGTGAATCTCCTGAGCCGCCTGAGAATCCCGAGAAGTGCGTTGGGATTGACGTGGGGATTCTCACGTACGCCCACGATACCGACGGCACGGCGGTCGGGTCGCTCGACCTCTCTGACGAACGAGAGCGACTGGAGCGCGAGCAACGGAAGCTCTCCCGGAAGGAACACGGGTCGAACAACTACGAGAAACAACGGCGTCGAATCGCGGAGTGTCACGCCGACCTCCGACGAAAACGCCGCGACTTCTTGCACAAACTCTCGAAGTACTACGCTCGGGAGTACGACCTCGTGGCGGTCGAAGACCTGAACGTGAAGGGCATGATGGAGTCGCCGTCGAACAGCCGCAACACCGCGTCCGCGGCATGGCGAACGTTCCTCTCGTTGCTCGAATACAAGTGCGAGCGCGAGGGGACGCACTTCGTGGCGGTCAACCCGAGAGGGACGACCAAGGAGTGCGCGTCGTGCGGCGTCGAGACAAAGAAGCCGTTGTGGGTCCGTGAACACTCCTGTCCTGCCTGCGGATTTGAAGCGGACAGGGACGCGAACGCGGCATGGAACATCCTTTCTCGCGGCCTCGAAGATGTAGGAGTGGGATACTCCGAATCAACGCCTGTGGAGACTGCGCTCCCTGTGGATACACCTGTATCTGCAAAGCGCGTCGTGGAAGCAGGAAGCCCTATCTGGTCACGGGCCCGAAGCGCCCGTTCGCATGGTCAGCGGGACCGAAGGTCCCGCGCTACCCTCAAGGAGCGAACGGCGTCAGCCGTGAGCGAGTAG
- the tnpA gene encoding IS200/IS605-like element ISHru2 family transposase has protein sequence MQYDLDSGSHSVYSLHYHLILTTKYRRGVLTEERTNFIRGIIEGFADNYGVELVNLDGEDDHIHVQFRAKPTTDLVKFINTVKGATARRIRNEYEDELKTELWGDSFWNSSYCLLSTGQVSLDVLKQYVEEQRES, from the coding sequence ATGCAGTACGACCTCGACTCAGGTTCGCATTCGGTCTACTCGCTCCACTATCACCTGATACTCACGACGAAGTATCGGCGAGGGGTGCTAACCGAAGAACGAACCAACTTCATTCGAGGTATCATCGAAGGGTTCGCGGACAACTACGGCGTCGAACTCGTCAATCTCGACGGTGAGGACGACCATATACACGTCCAGTTCCGAGCGAAGCCGACCACAGACCTCGTGAAGTTCATCAACACCGTGAAGGGTGCGACCGCTCGTCGTATCCGCAACGAGTACGAGGACGAACTGAAGACCGAACTGTGGGGCGACTCGTTCTGGAACAGTTCCTACTGCCTCCTTTCGACGGGGCAGGTGTCGCTCGACGTTCTGAAACAATACGTCGAAGAACAACGAGAGTCCTGA
- a CDS encoding DUF6517 family protein — translation MNRRSYLGTAGAATLAGLAGCTGLLGMDEHEANPVGVAAETRADTGYEQRRVNDLVIEESVDMLLWSETVSVTNYLVEHEKSVSVGPLTDQRAAVFVALSTPKVSVLGQQLNPIEDMETARLVTMIAENYEGMGTPRHIEDEKLSVLDQQVVTSAFRTTATFAGGQEIEVNLHVTEAIDAGDDLVVGVGVYPRQLADRERPNVESLITSIDPSVDVEGESADGTNSSDGGENQNGLGL, via the coding sequence ATGAATCGTCGGAGCTACCTGGGAACGGCCGGTGCGGCGACACTCGCCGGTCTCGCCGGCTGTACCGGACTGCTCGGGATGGACGAACACGAGGCGAACCCGGTCGGTGTCGCTGCCGAGACGCGGGCGGACACCGGGTACGAACAGCGTCGTGTCAACGATCTCGTTATCGAAGAGTCGGTCGACATGCTGCTGTGGTCCGAGACGGTCTCGGTGACGAATTACCTCGTCGAACACGAAAAGAGCGTCTCGGTCGGGCCACTGACGGACCAGCGAGCCGCGGTCTTCGTCGCCCTTTCGACCCCAAAAGTATCGGTCCTCGGCCAGCAGCTCAATCCGATCGAGGACATGGAGACGGCCAGACTCGTGACGATGATCGCAGAGAACTACGAGGGGATGGGCACGCCTCGCCATATCGAAGACGAGAAATTGTCCGTCCTCGACCAGCAGGTCGTCACATCCGCGTTCCGGACGACTGCGACGTTCGCCGGCGGGCAGGAGATCGAGGTGAACCTTCACGTCACGGAGGCCATCGACGCCGGCGACGATCTGGTCGTTGGCGTCGGGGTCTACCCGCGCCAACTCGCCGATCGGGAGCGACCAAACGTCGAGTCGCTGATCACGTCGATCGACCCGTCGGTCGACGTGGAGGGCGAGTCCGCCGATGGAACCAATTCGTCAGATGGCGGCGAGAACCAGAACGGACTCGGTCTCTAA
- a CDS encoding riboflavin synthase: MFTGIVEETGTIRSRDATDDGVRLRIEADEVVEDVAHGASISVSGVCLTVERFETGSWFEVFLASETVERTYLGDLEAGDAVNLERAMPASGRFDGHVVQGHVDAVATVSAVESVGEDWYVEFELPDGYARYVVEKGSITIDGISLTVADLDGDRVTVAIVPTTYEITTLSEKAVGDPVHLEVDVLAKYVESIVETPKEERKRVQERRPSPS; this comes from the coding sequence ATGTTCACCGGTATCGTCGAAGAGACGGGGACGATCCGATCGCGCGACGCGACCGACGACGGCGTTCGCCTGCGAATCGAGGCAGACGAGGTGGTCGAAGACGTCGCACACGGAGCGAGTATCAGCGTCAGCGGCGTCTGTCTGACCGTCGAGCGCTTCGAGACCGGGTCGTGGTTCGAGGTGTTCCTCGCGAGCGAGACGGTCGAGCGTACCTACCTCGGCGATCTCGAAGCCGGTGACGCGGTGAATCTCGAACGCGCGATGCCGGCGAGCGGGCGGTTCGACGGCCACGTCGTGCAGGGCCACGTCGACGCGGTCGCGACCGTCTCGGCGGTCGAATCGGTCGGCGAGGACTGGTACGTCGAGTTCGAGCTTCCCGACGGTTACGCCCGGTACGTCGTGGAGAAGGGCTCGATCACGATAGACGGAATCAGCCTCACCGTCGCCGACCTCGACGGCGACCGGGTCACGGTGGCTATCGTCCCGACGACGTACGAGATCACGACGCTCTCGGAGAAGGCAGTCGGCGATCCGGTCCACCTCGAGGTCGACGTCCTGGCGAAGTACGTCGAATCGATCGTCGAAACGCCCAAAGAAGAGCGAAAACGGGTTCAGGAACGGCGGCCGTCGCCGTCCTGA
- a CDS encoding DUF7533 family protein — protein MAGIVETIQLAGVLIFAIPAAIAGIDFLVFRGEPLLGGALVGLAIALVAIEQYLTTPGDLPGAVASRAEDALTVEPDEEE, from the coding sequence ATGGCAGGCATCGTCGAGACGATTCAGCTCGCCGGCGTCCTCATCTTCGCGATCCCCGCCGCGATCGCCGGCATCGACTTCCTGGTGTTTCGCGGTGAGCCACTGCTCGGTGGCGCGCTCGTCGGGCTGGCGATCGCCCTCGTCGCGATCGAGCAGTACCTGACGACACCCGGCGATCTGCCGGGGGCGGTCGCGTCGCGGGCGGAGGACGCGCTCACCGTCGAACCCGACGAGGAGGAGTAG
- a CDS encoding M24 family metallopeptidase, translating into MTDAFAAIRSALADEAAAGFVHAGPRQDPGIHYLLANRDGYTATETNTAGLDTALDGDVAGLETPLDGDNTDFEMSLDLTAGNALDGRSTAPWAVAVVSDDILVVSPADADQPAATLAERLSTTLPDDETLLAPASIPHDAALYIERAGFELASSDAIGLARERKGAVARARIETAQRAAVAGLHHAGEVLVDATATTDGLQTADGPLTTARLRREIDAAIVAAGARPAGATSITSTESDRPIRPGDALVVRLAPRGPGGYRGYLARTLVPDTDGGWERRAHVAVESALRSAATMLTADAASVRAVEVELAAEAGSFGFEREATATVGGVGLTVGERPVRPAHEVAAGAVVALEACVPAPDGREVVLADLLAVETDGVEWLSRPSHTLDPVALTERSDLSTA; encoded by the coding sequence GTGACGGACGCGTTCGCGGCGATCCGATCGGCGCTCGCGGACGAGGCAGCTGCCGGATTTGTCCACGCCGGTCCACGGCAGGATCCCGGAATTCACTATCTGCTCGCAAACCGGGACGGCTACACGGCGACCGAGACGAACACGGCCGGTCTCGACACGGCACTGGATGGAGACGTCGCCGGTCTCGAGACGCCACTCGATGGGGACAACACCGATTTCGAGATGTCGCTCGATCTAACCGCCGGCAACGCGCTCGACGGCCGGTCGACCGCCCCCTGGGCCGTCGCCGTCGTGTCCGACGACATCCTCGTCGTCTCACCGGCGGACGCCGACCAGCCGGCTGCGACGCTCGCCGAGCGGCTGTCGACGACGCTCCCCGACGACGAAACGCTGCTCGCCCCGGCGTCGATTCCACACGACGCGGCGCTGTACATAGAGCGAGCGGGCTTCGAACTCGCCTCCTCCGACGCCATCGGCCTGGCTCGCGAACGAAAGGGAGCCGTGGCCCGTGCCCGGATCGAAACCGCCCAGCGAGCCGCCGTCGCGGGGCTCCACCACGCCGGCGAGGTACTCGTCGACGCGACAGCGACCACCGACGGACTCCAGACCGCGGACGGACCGCTCACGACCGCTCGGCTGCGCCGCGAAATCGATGCCGCGATCGTCGCCGCCGGGGCGCGTCCCGCAGGAGCGACGTCGATCACCAGCACCGAGTCCGATCGGCCCATCCGACCCGGCGACGCGCTCGTCGTCCGGCTGGCGCCCCGTGGGCCGGGTGGCTACCGGGGCTATCTCGCGCGGACGCTCGTGCCAGACACCGACGGCGGCTGGGAGCGACGCGCGCACGTCGCCGTCGAGAGCGCCCTCCGGTCGGCGGCCACCATGCTCACGGCCGACGCCGCGTCCGTCCGAGCGGTCGAAGTCGAACTCGCCGCCGAAGCTGGCTCCTTCGGCTTCGAGCGAGAGGCGACCGCAACCGTCGGCGGCGTGGGCCTCACCGTCGGCGAACGGCCGGTTCGCCCGGCCCACGAGGTCGCGGCGGGGGCCGTCGTCGCGCTCGAGGCGTGCGTGCCGGCCCCCGACGGCCGCGAGGTCGTCCTCGCCGACCTCCTCGCGGTGGAAACGGACGGCGTCGAGTGGCTCTCGCGGCCGAGTCACACGCTCGATCCGGTCGCGCTCACAGAGCGCAGCGACCTATCGACGGCGTGA
- a CDS encoding UvrD-helicase domain-containing protein, with protein sequence MTASDTTVTRLFGGPGSGKTTALLDHVEEILEADDVTFRDILVVSYTRAAAQEVRERLAERLDENPRSLQGNVCTMHAKAYELLDLSRGDVIGESDKEGFCEDYGIEYEDEYSGAGRRTARSTTIGNKIIATSQWLQRTSRDVSDWYDVPFQWDDEEVRLPPEIDDNAQEGNKYTPTWPSDDDRIDVPEAIRGWRNYKGQEGKIGFADMLERVEQRSLVPNVDYLVIDEFQDITTLQYDVYEEWKPHVEQVLIAGDDDQVVYSWQGADPALLLDEEVDDDVVLPNSYRLPSNVLNAVNREIRHIDVRQDKDLNPRKEGGIVEAETNKSMLDVVRMVRRALVEGDGTIMLLFRARYQMFQFIDEFITEGVPFTALTDQRMWTDRLTQYVRAVEAISEDEDIDGLEARRLADMLQDSAFGTNERDALFDDIDELQEEAGVDDLEELTVPASVIDEHVPFMPDEASASDMLRKVTSFQKKSVKAYFNIGEYRGMDTDRVRVGTIHSAKGREADHVFVGTDLTEKVVEQMVATIEDRSGDGEGGVTDIPGVEEFTKTTSPVPILTDNERRVFYVGMSRARERLVLLENLVDGAPTLPIDVLLNNELTDQSLEELVEEAQRPQELEAEAP encoded by the coding sequence ATGACCGCAAGCGACACGACGGTGACGCGCCTCTTCGGTGGGCCGGGCAGCGGGAAAACGACCGCGCTGCTCGACCACGTCGAAGAGATTCTCGAAGCCGACGACGTCACGTTCCGTGACATTCTCGTCGTCTCCTACACCCGTGCTGCCGCCCAGGAGGTCCGCGAGCGCCTCGCCGAGCGTCTGGACGAGAACCCCCGCTCGCTGCAGGGCAACGTCTGTACGATGCACGCGAAGGCCTACGAACTGCTGGACCTCTCGCGCGGCGACGTCATCGGCGAGTCCGACAAGGAAGGCTTCTGTGAGGACTACGGCATCGAGTACGAGGACGAGTACAGCGGCGCCGGCCGCCGGACCGCCCGCTCGACGACCATCGGGAACAAGATCATCGCGACGAGCCAGTGGCTCCAGCGGACCAGCCGAGACGTCTCCGACTGGTACGACGTTCCCTTCCAGTGGGACGACGAGGAGGTCCGCCTGCCGCCGGAGATCGACGACAACGCCCAGGAGGGTAACAAGTACACCCCGACGTGGCCGAGCGACGACGATCGAATCGACGTCCCCGAGGCGATCCGTGGCTGGCGCAACTACAAGGGCCAGGAGGGCAAGATCGGCTTCGCGGACATGCTAGAGCGAGTCGAACAGCGCTCGCTCGTCCCGAACGTCGACTACCTCGTCATCGACGAGTTTCAGGACATCACCACCCTGCAGTACGACGTCTACGAGGAGTGGAAACCCCACGTCGAGCAGGTGCTGATCGCCGGCGACGACGACCAGGTCGTCTACTCCTGGCAGGGCGCCGATCCCGCGCTCCTCCTGGACGAGGAGGTCGACGACGACGTCGTCCTCCCGAACTCCTACCGCCTGCCATCGAACGTGTTGAACGCCGTCAACCGCGAGATCCGCCACATCGACGTCCGCCAGGACAAGGACCTCAACCCACGCAAGGAAGGCGGCATCGTCGAGGCGGAGACGAACAAGTCCATGCTCGACGTCGTCCGGATGGTCCGGCGCGCCCTCGTCGAGGGCGACGGCACGATCATGCTGCTCTTCCGGGCGCGCTACCAGATGTTCCAGTTCATCGACGAGTTCATCACCGAGGGCGTCCCCTTCACTGCCCTGACCGACCAGCGGATGTGGACCGACCGCCTGACCCAGTACGTCCGCGCCGTCGAGGCCATCAGCGAGGACGAGGATATCGACGGGCTGGAGGCGCGTCGACTCGCCGACATGCTCCAGGACTCCGCGTTCGGCACCAACGAGCGCGACGCCCTCTTCGACGACATCGACGAACTGCAGGAGGAGGCGGGCGTCGACGATCTGGAGGAACTCACCGTCCCCGCCTCGGTGATCGACGAGCACGTCCCGTTCATGCCCGACGAAGCGTCCGCGTCGGACATGCTCCGGAAGGTGACCAGCTTCCAGAAGAAGTCCGTCAAGGCCTACTTCAACATCGGCGAGTACCGCGGGATGGACACCGACCGCGTCCGCGTCGGCACCATCCACTCCGCGAAGGGTCGCGAGGCCGACCACGTCTTCGTCGGCACCGACCTCACCGAGAAGGTCGTCGAGCAGATGGTCGCCACCATCGAGGATCGCTCCGGCGACGGCGAGGGCGGCGTCACCGACATCCCCGGCGTCGAAGAGTTCACCAAGACCACCTCGCCCGTCCCCATCCTCACCGACAACGAACGGCGCGTCTTCTACGTCGGGATGTCCCGGGCTCGCGAACGGCTCGTCTTGCTCGAGAATCTGGTCGACGGTGCCCCCACGCTGCCGATCGACGTCCTGCTGAACAACGAGCTCACGGACCAGAGCCTCGAGGAACTCGTCGAGGAGGCCCAGCGCCCACAGGAACTCGAAGCCGAAGCGCCGTGA